One region of Chelonoidis abingdonii isolate Lonesome George chromosome 14, CheloAbing_2.0, whole genome shotgun sequence genomic DNA includes:
- the ZNF831 gene encoding zinc finger protein 831 isoform X1: protein MEAQRQPHSTVALADQPVKVSSLQAAQGSSSIRQSPVIFQQEQALPQTIYLKALTIPLYHPIQSGCYQSNNQLAAGGSSINLDSSNMPLILNPLLHSERIDQPQPVAQKQAGQTLTLNLVSSPVLPSSSCPNAPIGSPGKYKNARKYICKHCGRDCLKPSVLEKHIRSHTGERPFPCTTCGIAFKTQSNLYKHRRTQTHVNNTKLPSGSDNSGILEENEKATDSIMSYQGAKRDNNICEKQGAGTEQIISETNTTVDTKKFPSIISLPTLNALSLTSESQKITIDDSYWPEASQGASEREPMQEPQNLSSPVVLPDSLHQRKMIQEQRFSTANKHIQLQRQQATYSDKQWDCKLSDYKLKKCESTDSGYLSRSDSIEQQMLTSSPLHSLCEQSTELENETAFSGLRCTAGSSAKLDSAEKATALMLEKKKLEEHISKLISHNKAVVDDTQLDNVRPRKTVLSKQGSIDLPMPYTYKDSFHFDIRSLDVNRKKNLSLCSAKSTFTPIEKSKPLFFHSVPSQFSTTIDCVPVTRSNSLPFVESTRMAHDRVGSSKLPSLTRLPLNTSSSILLHSNNLATSSVDFPNSHPRALVRQTAVDDLPLSNAVYYYSPSEKMKETKKPGAGGEGVNAKCKKSTQRKLKMFSQEKWQMYGDETFKKIYQKLKSSQTAKKLNQRGEKATDNIGFSPDPKEAASDGGVIQPKDGRSSLSGNLSSPLTIPTTELNPVESKTCPIGDHLLHGVSAKENAGRFTDLMETAHSINAGEQSVISRTSPKHGCSNKHSSDKYTGGNNMLLAVSSQGMRLQLKQRASQLNSNLLNTDSLQMHNSQLEESCPGSESNTLVLDSENILKSDGENHSSKETSQHAQMAVRAHNCSSGESTQEFQKLPSERKKPKVDELKSGDNTALKSSSSPSSENNTVGETVKLIDCYSVHAISPALVKQSAKEGKQNSSIDINESISSAEGMEYEKTMKLHIEPIYYSDNTVNFLPQSTKISKASLSEFLVPELKKDNCSSFALSKVTDTGAKTCPVTAGARVPLHSGDDAGISSTTQNLELGQVTPPLKKNAFSPKYILKLPQEESTTDLSLLVEPGQESMPDVSLPVPITKTSCTINSRTVSADSSAVFLSPLEFELRHQARAVGLRWGVHRNWKALVPCSPVNSTTTNITSKIIDSFQNQSCRQKEIMKDTWKETEDKDNLSDRMQADEKWISTAVCSAQTTGKKVCFTSMYTGGFFISADIKGENQVLHHLHSRNNSLMMTSSSGKGATSSGDMEQKSLGWDTDGSSSGILKDTSPGSQDLQYSVRSMDNSNYFCHSFGTVYCHTLSTQHKELPALSQISLTCLSGNSRISSTKGSFPSLNAEPQLTWCCLTRSLPLPAEQKEKADSAYSSLHICKKKSDSEGTLSKCDFSFIEVKNISKTVPYGHTTRNLKTLVSSFSQGEQPQKQYSSKAGGSGASENISEREKKEIFCRRKKFTTNKSKRSHKQKKMKINQKWSKGNHMHGYTQLKTNRLSKQHWLPNRTLDSLKKHQLLHTDNSLNRCEKCHPPASNLQDNYLPQQEELSCPTSDKPASKGNNQKKEDRNHKNNSGIFSPAGHSISFTQKGKLDGKDVTRPVKKHSRGNLFIQNLNATPGLPMVTYSCSSSAKAAMRQTNSDLDICCLVTQPLILQKSFPVEPSPNAHSDPVESSFWSFPFDLVGTGTCCQHVSMGSEVTAPFSLWPKADHKNILSLESQGQSFAALYPLVQTSGKEEHPMEGNSYSSLKEKLTPSSKTVCSALLGSKVNTLPETSITSTGLPSTANIQGINSSDNSPHGCMDKNGAYLQSDGHGRLNKTGTNTFKEPSFPFSPTESTASSETPSKTYKKRGLEMIRKQTRVEYDDTSSDDEDRLVIEI from the exons atggaggcacagaggcaACCCCATTCCACAGTTGCACTAGCTGATCAACCAGTTAAAGTTTCATCTCTTCAGGCTGCACAGGGTTCATCAAGTATAAGACAGAGTCCTGTGATTTTTCAGCAGGAACAAGCCCTGCCTCAGACTATATACCTGAAAGCCCTTACCATACCACTGTATCATCCTATCCAGTCAGGATGCTATCAGTCAAACAACCAGTTAGCAGCTGGTGGAAGCAGCATAAATCTAGACAGCAGTAATATGCCTTTAATCCTAAATCcacttctgcattcagagaggaTAGATCAGcctcagccagttgctcagaaaCAAGCAGGGCAAACTTTGACATTAAACCTAGTTAGTTCACCAGTTTTACCATCAAGTTCCTGTCCAAATGCACCTATTGGAAGCCCAGGGAAATACAAAAATGCCAGGAAGTACATTTGTAAACACTGCGGACGAGATTGCTTGAAGCCAAGTGTCCTGGAGAAACATATTCGCTcacacacaggggagaggccctttCCCTGCACCACCTGTGGTATTGCATTTAAAACTCAAAGCAATTTATATAAACACAGAAGAACCCAAACACACGTCAACAATACCAAGCTGCCCTCAGGCTCTGACAACAGTGGCATATTAGAGGAGAATGAGAAGGCAACAGACAGCATCATGTCATACCAGGGTGCAAAACGAGACAACAATATCTGTGagaagcagggggcagggactgaacaaataatttcagagactaaTACCACAGTGGACACTAAGAAATTTCCATCCATTATTTCACTGCCAACACTGAATGCTTTATCGCTTACATCAGAAAGTCAGAAGATAACAATTGACGATTCCTATTGGCCAGAGGCAAGTCAGGGTGCCTCTGAAAGAGAACCAATGCAAGAGCCCCAAAACCTATCTTCCCCAGTAGTTTTGCCAGACAGTCTACACCAGAGAAAGATGATACAGGAACAAAGATTCTCAACAGCAAACAAACATATTCAATTGCAAAGGCAACAAGCAACTTATTCAGATAAGCAATGGGACTGCAAACTATCTGACTATAAGCTAAAGAAGTGTGAGAGCACTGATTCTGGATATCTGTCACGCTCTGATAGTATAGAACAACAGATGTtgacctccagccccctgcatagTCTTTGTGAACAAAGCACCGAGCTAGAAAATGAAACTGCCTTCAGTGGCTTAAGGTGCACGGCAGGAAGTAGTGCAAAACTGGATTCAGCTGAGAAAGCAACAGCCTTGATGCTAGAGAAAAAgaagctggaagagcatatctCAAAACTGATCTCTCATAACAAAGCTGTGGTGGATGACACCCAATTAGACAATGTTAGACCCAGAAAAACAGTGCTTTCCAAGCAGGGCAGTATTGATCTGCCAATGCCTTACACATACAAAGACTCCTTCCATTTTGACATCAGATCTCTTGATGTCAACAGGAAAAAGAATCTTTCCCTTTGTTCCGCAAAATCTACCTTTACACCCATAGAAAAATCCAAGCCATTGTTTTTTCATTCAGTCCCCTCACAATTCTCGACAACAATAGACTGTGTGCCTGTTACAAGAAGCAACTCTTTGCCATTTGTAGAGAGCACAAGAATGGCACACGACAGAGTGGGTAGCTCAAAACTACCATCTCTCACTAGGCTACCCCTGAATACTAGCTCTTCTATCTTGTTGCATAGCAACAACCTTGCTACAAGTTCAGTGGATTTTCCTAACAGCCATCCCCGTGCACTTGTCAGACAAACAGCAGTGGATGATTTGCCACTAAGTAACGCAGTCTATTATTATTCTCCTTCTGAGAAGATGAAAGAAACTAAaaagcctggagctggaggagaaggagtgaACGCTAAATGTAAGAAGTCAactcaaaggaaattaaaaatgttCTCTCAGGAAAAATGGCAGATGTATGGTGATGAAACATTCAAGAAAATCTACCAAAAACTGAAAAGCAGTCAAACTGCCAAGAAACTGAATCAAAGGGGGGAAAAGGCAACAGACAATATAGGCTTCTCCCCTGATCCAAAGGAAGCAGCCAGTGATGGGGGGGTTATTCAGCCAAAAGATGGTAGGAGCTCTTTAAGTGGGAATCTTTCCTCCCCTCTGACCATTCCTACAACAGAATTAAACCCTGTGGAATCAAAAACCTGTCCCATTGGTGATCATTTACTGCACGGGGTTTCCgcaaaagagaatgcaggcagattTACAGACCTAATGGAAACAGCACATTCAATAAATGCTGGTGAACAGAGTGTAATAagcagaacttccccaaaacatgGCTGCAGCAACAAACATAGTTCAGATAAATATACAGGTGGCAACAATATGTTACTAGCTGTAAGCAGTCAGGGAATGAGGCTTCAGCTTAAGCAGAGAGCTAGTCAATTAAACTCTAACTTGCTGAACACTGATAGTCTGCAAATGCATAATAGTCAATTGGAAGAGTCATGTCCTGGGAGCGAATCAAATACCCTCGTATTAGatagtgaaaatattttaaaaagtgatggaGAAAACCACAGTAGTAAAGAAACTTCTCAACATGCACAGATGGCTGTAAGGGCACACAATTGCAGCAGTGGTGAATCTACACAGGAATTCCAAAAGCTAccatcagagagaaaaaaaccgaAAGTCGATGAGCTGAAGAGTGGAGATAATACAGCTTTAAAATCCAGTTCCAGCCCCAGCAGTGAAAATAATACAGTAGGTGAAACAGTGAAATTGATAGACTGTTATAGCGTACATGCCATCTCCCCAGCATTAGTTAAACAGTCAGCTAAAGAAGGAAAGCAGAATTCAAGCATAGACATTAATGAATCAATCAGCAGTGCTGAAGGCATGGAATATGAGAAAACCATGAAACTCCACATAGAACCCATATATTATAGTGATAATACTGTTAACTTTCTTCCACAATCAACAAAGATCTCAAAAGCTTCACTTTCTGAATTTCTGGTGCCTGAGTTAAAGAAAGATAATTGTAGTTCTTTTGCCTTAAGTAAGGTGACAGATACAGGAGCCAAAACATGTCCTGTGACAGCAGGAGCAAGAGTGCCACTTCATAGTGGTGATGATGCTGGTATATCTTCCACTACTCAAAATCTGGAGCTTGGTCAGGTAACTCCACCtctaaagaaaaatgcattttctccAAAGTACATCCTTAAATTACCGCAAGAAGAGAGTACTACAGACCTGTCACTTTTAGTGGAACCAGGGCAGGAGAGCATGCCTGATGTTTCTCTACCAGTTCCGATAACCAAAACTTCCTGCACTATCAACAGTAGGACAGTCAGTGCTGATTCCAGTGCTGTGTTTTTGTCCCCATTAGAATTTGAACTGAGACACCAGGCCAGAGCAGTAGGGCTAAGATGGGGTGTACATAGAAACTGGAAGGCTCTGGTACCTTGTTCACCAGTCAACTCAACAACAACTAATATCACATCCAAGATAATTGACAGCTTTCAGAACCAAAGCTGCAGGCAGAAGGAAATAATGAAAGACACCTGGAAAGAGACGGAGGATAAAGATAACTTAAGTGATCGAATGCAAGCAGACGAGAAGTGGATAAGTACAGCTGTTTGCTCTGCACAAACCACAGGGAAGAAAGTATGCTTTACTTCTATGTATACAGGTGGCTTTTTCATATCTGCAGACATCAAAGGAGAGAATCAGGTCTTACACCACCTTCATTCAAGAAATAACTCTTtaatgatgacatcttcatcaggCAAAGGGGCAACCTCTAGTGGGGACATGGAACAGAAAAGCCTGGGATGGGACACAGATGGTAGCTCTTCAGGCATCCTTAAGGACACTTCACCAGGGTCACAGGATTTACAGTATTCTGTTCGTTCAATGGACAATTCCAATTATTTTTGCCATTCCTTTGGCACAGTTTATTGCCACACCCTCAGTACTCAACATAAGGAACTCCCTGCACTGTCCCAAATCAGTTTGACTTGTCTCTCGGGAAACTCAAGGATCTCGAGCACAAAGGGTTCCTTCCCATCACTAAATGCTGAGCCTCAATTAACTTGGTGTTGTTTAACCAGAAGCCTTCCTCTACCTGCTGAGCAAAAGGAGAAGGCTGACTCTGCTTACTCTTCCTTGCACATCTGCAAGAAAAAATCTGATAGTGAAGGCACATTGTCAAAATGTGACTTTTCTTTTATCGAAGTGAAAAATATCAGCAAGACTGTGCCCTATGGCCACACCACTAGGAATTTAAAAACACTAGTTTCATCCTTTTCACAGGGAGAACAGCCACAGAAG CAGTACAGTTCAAAGGCTGGAGGAAGTGGAGCTTCAGAAAATATTTCAGAGCgagagaagaaagaaatattttgcagAAGGAAAAAATTCACAACAAATAAATCCAAGAGGAgccataaacagaaaaaaatgaaaatcaaccaAAAATG GTCCAAAGGGAACCACATGCACGGATATACTCAGTTGAAAACTAACAGGCTGAGCAAGCAACACTGGCTTCCAAACAGGACACTAGATTCTCTGAAAAAGCATCAGCTGCTCCACACAGACAATAGCCTTAATCGATGTGAGAAATGCCACCCTCCTGCATCAAATTTGCAAG ACAATTATCTCCCGCAGCAAGAGGAGCTATCTTGCCCCACCTCAGACAAGCCAGCGTCCAAAGGGAATAATCAGAAGAAAGAAGACAGGAATCACAAAAATAACTCAGGAATATTTTCACCAGCTGGGCATTCAATCAGCTTCACACAAAAAGGCAAACTGGATGGAAAA GATGTTACTAGACCAGTCAAGAAACACTCAAGAGGCAATCTCTTTATTCAGAACCTTAATGCAACTCCAGGATTACCTATGGTAACATACTCATGTTCATCATCAGCTAAAGCAGCCATGCGACAAACCAACAGTGACCTGGACATCTGCTGTTTAGTGACTCAACCTCTCATACTTCAGAAATCATTTCCAGTGGAGCCATCACCAAATGCTCATTCTGACCCTGTGGAGTCCTCTTTTTGGTCTTTTCCTTTTGATTTAGTAGGCACAGGCACATGCTGCCAGCATGTGAGTATGGGTTCAGAGGTTACTGCTCCTTTTTCCTTATGGCCAAAAGCTGACCACAAAAATATACTCAGTTTAGAGTCACAAGGTCAAAGTTTTGCTGCATTATACCCATTGGTCCAGACCTCAGGAAAGGAGGAACATCCAATGGAAGGAAATTCATACTCATCTCTGAAGGAGAAACTTACTCCTAGTTCCAAAACTGTGTGTTCAGCTTTATTGGGATCAAAGGTAAACACCCTTCCTGAGACATCAATCACAAGTACTGGCTTACCTAGCACAGCTAATATACAGGGGATAAACTCTTCTGATAACAGTCCTCATGGATGCATGGACAAGAATGGAGCCTACTTACAATCAGATGGCCATGGAAGACTTAATAAAACTGGCACTAATACTTTTAAAGAGCCCTCATTTCCCTTCAGTCCCACAGAGTCCACAGCTAGCTCTGAAACACCTtccaaaacatacaaaaaaagaGGTTTAGAGATGATAAGGAAACAAACCCGAGTGGAATACGATGACACAAGCAGTGATGATGAAGACAGGCTAGTTATAGAAATATAG